Proteins encoded together in one Pseudomonas sp. TCU-HL1 window:
- a CDS encoding HD domain-containing protein encodes MSPNFYPSHRIADAVALATTLHANQTRKATGIPYLSHLLGVAGLVMEHGGDEEQTIAALLHDAVEDAGPHAEALIREQFGERVTRIVLACTDGVPDAHGEKGDWHTRKQRYLAHLAEALTEVLLVSGCDKLHNARAIVSALHAHGPAMFSRFNAGQAGTLWYYEQLAGVFLFHLPGSLADELARTVAELKRLAA; translated from the coding sequence ATGAGCCCCAATTTCTACCCGTCTCACCGAATCGCCGACGCCGTTGCCCTTGCGACAACTTTGCACGCGAATCAAACCCGCAAAGCCACCGGCATCCCCTATCTGTCGCACTTGCTGGGTGTTGCTGGTCTGGTGATGGAGCACGGTGGTGATGAAGAACAGACCATTGCCGCCTTACTACATGACGCCGTCGAGGATGCTGGACCGCACGCTGAAGCATTGATTCGGGAGCAGTTTGGCGAGCGGGTTACCCGCATCGTCCTCGCCTGCACCGATGGCGTGCCGGATGCACACGGCGAGAAGGGGGATTGGCACACTCGCAAGCAGCGTTACCTCGCCCACCTGGCCGAGGCGTTGACGGAGGTGTTGCTGGTGTCGGGTTGCGACAAATTGCACAACGCCCGAGCGATTGTCAGTGCTCTGCACGCCCACGGCCCAGCCATGTTCTCGCGGTTCAACGCCGGGCAGGCGGGGACGCTGTGGTACTACGAACAGTTGGCCGGGGTTTTCCTGTTTCATCTGCCCGGTTCGCTTGCCGACGAGTTGGCGCGAACTGTCGCCGAGCTAAAGCGTTTGGCCGCCTAG
- a CDS encoding helix-turn-helix domain-containing protein, which translates to MKTSIPGVPVFKLYGENQAWPTPDLLHCESIPKRSSLHHWEIRPHRHADLFQLLYVQRGQAVVEVEGRRSKILEPSIQVTPPLCVHGFQFSESIEGYVLTLGAPLVEQLEAKLGAPLAVLASSGCYPVGADRRYINTLFAALLKEYEGSAPSRELVLNSLVNVLMVWISRRSQQITPPSGRDERNRQLLGRFIKLVEQHYREHLTVEAFAHRLDLSSVHLNNLCRQLAGQTALQIIHQRLLLEARRNLIYTNMTIAQVSDSLGFTDPTYFSRFFRRLNGQTPNAFRRAGGQEGSDALGPASRILQTAEFS; encoded by the coding sequence ATGAAGACCAGCATTCCAGGCGTCCCCGTATTCAAGCTCTATGGCGAGAACCAAGCCTGGCCGACCCCCGACCTGCTGCACTGCGAATCCATTCCAAAACGCAGCAGCCTGCACCACTGGGAGATCAGGCCGCACCGCCACGCCGACCTGTTCCAGCTGCTCTATGTGCAGCGCGGCCAGGCGGTGGTGGAGGTGGAAGGCCGGCGTAGCAAAATCCTCGAACCCTCGATCCAGGTCACCCCGCCACTCTGCGTTCACGGCTTCCAGTTCTCCGAGAGCATCGAGGGCTATGTGCTGACCTTGGGGGCGCCCCTGGTGGAGCAGCTGGAGGCGAAGCTCGGCGCGCCCCTGGCGGTGCTGGCCTCCTCGGGTTGCTATCCGGTGGGGGCAGACCGTCGCTACATCAACACTCTGTTCGCTGCCCTGCTTAAGGAGTACGAAGGCAGCGCGCCGTCCCGCGAGCTGGTGCTCAACTCTCTGGTCAACGTGCTCATGGTCTGGATCAGCCGGCGCAGCCAGCAGATCACGCCGCCCAGCGGCCGCGACGAACGCAACCGGCAGTTGCTGGGGCGCTTCATCAAGCTGGTGGAACAGCACTACCGCGAGCACCTGACGGTGGAGGCCTTCGCCCACCGCCTGGACCTGTCCAGCGTCCACCTGAACAACCTGTGCCGCCAACTGGCTGGTCAGACCGCGCTGCAGATCATCCACCAGCGCCTGCTGCTGGAGGCCCGGCGCAACCTCATCTACACCAACATGACCATCGCCCAGGTGTCCGACAGCCTAGGTTTCACCGACCCCACCTACTTCTCGCGCTTCTTCCGCCGCCTCAACGGCCAGACACCCAATGCCTTTCGCCGCGCCGGCGGCCAGGAAGGCTCCGATGCCTTGGGGCCGGCGTCGAGAATTCTCCAGACCGCGGAATTTTCTTAA
- a CDS encoding FAD-binding oxidoreductase: MTEQTKNTLLPRGVNDANFQQALAKFRKLLGEDNVLVKDDQLIPYNKIMMAVDNAEHAPSAALTATTVEQVQGVVKICNEHGIPVWTISTGRNFGYGSAAPGQRGQVILDLKKMNKIIHVDPELCTALVEPGVTYGQLYDYIQENNLPLMLSFSAPSAIAGPLGNTMDRGVGYTPYGEHFLMQCGMEVVLANGDVYRTGMGGVKGDNAWQVFKWGYGPTLDGMFTQANYGICTKMGFWLMPKPPVFKPFEIKFENESDISEIVEFIRPLRIAQVIPNSVVIAGVLWEASTCNTRRSDYTTEPGATPDAILKQIQKDKNLGAWNVYAALYGTQEQVDVNWKIVTGALKALGKGRIVTEEEAGDTQPFKYRAQLMSGVPNLQEFGLYNWRGGGGSMWFAPVSQARGSECDKQQALAKKILNKHGLDYVGEFIVGWRDMHHVIDVLYDRTNPEETQRANACFHELLDEFEKHGYAVYRVNTAFQERVAQSYGTVKRKVEHAIKRALDPNNILAPGKSGIDLANKF, translated from the coding sequence ATGACCGAGCAAACCAAGAACACCCTGCTTCCCCGTGGCGTGAATGACGCCAACTTCCAGCAAGCCCTGGCCAAGTTCCGCAAGCTGCTGGGCGAGGACAACGTCCTGGTCAAGGACGACCAACTGATCCCCTACAACAAGATCATGATGGCTGTGGACAACGCCGAGCACGCACCGTCCGCAGCGCTCACCGCCACCACTGTCGAACAGGTGCAGGGCGTGGTGAAGATCTGCAACGAGCACGGCATTCCGGTGTGGACCATCTCCACCGGCCGCAACTTCGGTTACGGCTCGGCGGCTCCCGGCCAGCGCGGCCAGGTGATCCTCGACCTGAAGAAGATGAACAAGATCATCCACGTCGACCCGGAACTGTGCACCGCGCTGGTCGAGCCGGGCGTCACCTATGGCCAGCTGTACGACTATATCCAGGAGAACAACCTCCCGCTGATGCTGTCCTTCTCCGCGCCGTCGGCCATCGCCGGCCCGCTGGGCAACACCATGGATCGCGGCGTGGGTTACACCCCCTACGGCGAGCACTTCCTCATGCAGTGCGGCATGGAAGTGGTGCTGGCCAACGGCGACGTCTACCGCACCGGCATGGGCGGGGTAAAGGGCGACAACGCCTGGCAGGTGTTCAAGTGGGGCTATGGCCCGACCCTGGACGGCATGTTCACCCAGGCCAACTACGGCATCTGCACCAAGATGGGCTTCTGGCTGATGCCCAAGCCGCCGGTGTTCAAACCCTTCGAGATCAAGTTCGAGAACGAGTCCGACATCAGCGAGATCGTCGAATTCATCCGCCCGCTGCGCATCGCCCAGGTCATCCCCAACTCCGTGGTGATCGCCGGCGTGCTCTGGGAAGCCTCTACCTGCAACACCCGCCGCTCGGACTACACCACCGAGCCTGGCGCGACCCCGGACGCCATCCTCAAGCAGATCCAGAAGGACAAGAACCTCGGCGCCTGGAACGTCTACGCCGCCCTCTACGGCACCCAGGAACAGGTGGACGTGAACTGGAAGATTGTCACCGGGGCGCTGAAAGCCTTGGGCAAGGGCAGGATCGTCACCGAGGAAGAAGCCGGCGATACCCAGCCCTTCAAGTACCGTGCCCAGCTGATGTCCGGCGTGCCCAACCTGCAGGAATTCGGCCTGTACAACTGGCGCGGCGGCGGCGGCTCCATGTGGTTCGCCCCGGTCAGCCAGGCCCGCGGCAGCGAGTGCGACAAGCAGCAGGCGCTGGCCAAGAAGATTCTCAACAAGCACGGCCTGGACTACGTCGGCGAGTTCATCGTCGGCTGGCGCGACATGCACCACGTGATCGACGTGCTGTACGACCGCACCAACCCCGAGGAAACTCAGCGCGCCAATGCCTGCTTCCACGAGCTGCTGGATGAGTTCGAGAAACATGGCTACGCCGTGTACCGCGTCAACACCGCGTTCCAGGAGCGCGTGGCGCAGAGCTACGGCACCGTCAAGCGCAAGGTGGAACACGCCATCAAGCGCGCCCTGGACCCGAACAACATTCTCGCGCCCGGCAAGTCCGGCATCGACCTCGCCAACAAGTTTTAA
- a CDS encoding SphA family protein — MNKKLFSTPILACTTSLLLAGTTQLAQATEGGLSSWPMGIEIYGMGILPPPGTYGQVFVGNYLADSLRDNAGDKAADIDLRVTTIVPRFVWVTEQQVLGGNLGFHALLPLNDIRLNIKNGPHDHKRGIGDAHFGPVVGFHHSDKFHTAVGVDFVAPTGSYDKDDLINLGNNYYTVQAVYAMTYTDPNGFNADVRLMHDYNLENHDTHYQSGRELHADYTLGWGLGNGWVVGVGGHAYKQISDDKCSVSDCAGAALVDANDGNRGRTFSIGPAVQYSGKGWFLSAKWQNESGVRNRAEGQTYWLKFTMPL; from the coding sequence ATGAACAAGAAACTCTTCAGCACCCCTATCCTTGCATGCACCACCAGCCTGCTGCTCGCCGGCACCACCCAACTGGCCCAGGCCACCGAAGGCGGCCTGTCGTCCTGGCCGATGGGCATCGAGATCTATGGCATGGGCATCCTGCCGCCGCCCGGAACCTACGGTCAGGTGTTCGTCGGCAACTACCTGGCCGACTCCCTGCGCGACAATGCCGGCGACAAGGCCGCCGACATCGACCTGCGGGTCACCACCATCGTGCCGCGTTTCGTCTGGGTCACCGAGCAGCAGGTGCTCGGCGGCAACCTCGGATTCCACGCCCTGCTGCCGCTCAACGACATCCGCCTGAACATCAAGAACGGCCCCCACGACCATAAGCGCGGCATCGGCGACGCCCACTTCGGCCCGGTGGTCGGCTTCCACCACAGCGACAAGTTCCACACCGCCGTCGGCGTCGACTTCGTGGCCCCCACCGGCAGCTACGACAAGGACGACCTGATCAACCTCGGCAACAACTACTACACCGTGCAGGCGGTGTACGCGATGACCTACACCGACCCCAACGGCTTCAACGCCGATGTGCGCCTGATGCACGACTACAACCTCGAGAACCACGACACCCACTACCAGTCCGGCCGCGAGCTGCACGCCGACTACACCCTGGGCTGGGGCCTAGGCAACGGCTGGGTCGTGGGCGTGGGTGGCCACGCCTACAAGCAGATCAGCGACGACAAGTGCAGCGTCTCCGACTGCGCCGGGGCCGCCCTGGTGGACGCCAATGATGGCAACCGTGGCCGCACCTTCTCCATCGGCCCGGCTGTGCAGTACAGCGGCAAGGGCTGGTTCCTCAGCGCCAAATGGCAGAACGAAAGCGGCGTGCGCAACCGCGCCGAGGGCCAGACCTACTGGCTGAAGTTCACCATGCCCCTCTGA
- a CDS encoding methyl-accepting chemotaxis protein has product MHLAGRILNGVTDAVQTIRDMTQQIATAAEEQTLVAEDISRNLSQLVEIAVNNEASVRETETAGRALRELSVSLAGLAVLRGS; this is encoded by the coding sequence GTGCACCTGGCCGGGCGCATCCTCAATGGCGTGACCGACGCGGTACAGACCATCCGCGACATGACGCAGCAGATCGCCACCGCCGCCGAGGAACAGACCCTGGTGGCCGAGGACATCTCGCGCAACCTCAGCCAGCTGGTGGAGATCGCCGTGAACAACGAGGCCAGCGTCCGCGAGACCGAAACCGCCGGCCGCGCGCTGCGCGAGCTGTCAGTTTCGCTGGCCGGGTTGGCGGTGTTGCGGGGGAGTTGA
- the pobA gene encoding 4-hydroxybenzoate 3-monooxygenase, with translation MKTQVAIIGAGPSGLLLGQLLYKAGIDSIIVERQTPDYVLGRIRAGVLEQGTVDMLREAGVSERMDAEGLVHEGVELVFDGKRVPIHLTELTGGKSVMVYGQTEVTRDLMDARAASGAPIIYSASNVELHELKGERPYVTFEKDGETLRIDCDYIAGCDGFHGVSRKTIPAGVLTEYERVYPFGWLGLLSDTPPVHEELIYAHHERGFSLCSQRSLTRSRYYLQVPLTDKVEDWSDERFWNELKARLPREVADRLVTGPSLEKSIAPLRSFVVEPMQYGHLFLVGDAAHIVPPTGAKGLNLAASDVCYLYRILVKVYGEGRSDLLEKYSELALRRVWKGERFSWFMTNLLHDFEGHKDAWDRKMQEADREYYLNSHAGLVNIAENYVGLPYEEVR, from the coding sequence ATGAAAACTCAGGTTGCCATCATCGGTGCCGGTCCCTCCGGATTGCTACTCGGCCAACTGCTGTACAAGGCCGGTATCGACAGCATCATCGTCGAGCGCCAGACCCCCGATTACGTGCTCGGCCGCATCCGCGCCGGGGTGCTGGAGCAGGGGACCGTCGACATGCTCCGCGAGGCCGGCGTCAGTGAGCGCATGGACGCCGAGGGCCTGGTGCACGAGGGCGTCGAGCTGGTATTCGATGGCAAGCGCGTGCCCATCCACCTGACCGAACTCACCGGCGGCAAGAGCGTGATGGTCTACGGCCAGACCGAGGTCACCCGCGACCTGATGGACGCCCGCGCTGCCAGTGGTGCGCCGATCATCTACTCGGCCAGCAATGTCGAGTTGCACGAACTGAAGGGCGAGCGCCCCTACGTCACCTTCGAGAAGGACGGTGAAACCCTGCGCATCGACTGCGACTACATCGCCGGCTGCGACGGCTTCCACGGCGTTTCCCGCAAGACCATCCCGGCCGGTGTGCTGACCGAGTACGAGCGGGTCTATCCGTTCGGCTGGCTGGGCCTCCTGTCCGATACCCCGCCGGTGCACGAAGAGCTGATCTACGCCCACCACGAGCGCGGCTTCTCGCTGTGCAGCCAGCGTTCCCTCACCCGCAGCCGCTATTACCTGCAGGTGCCGCTGACCGACAAGGTGGAAGACTGGTCCGATGAGCGCTTCTGGAACGAGCTGAAGGCGCGCCTGCCCCGGGAAGTGGCCGACCGCCTGGTGACCGGCCCGTCCCTGGAGAAGAGCATCGCGCCCCTGCGCAGCTTCGTGGTGGAGCCGATGCAGTACGGCCATCTGTTCCTGGTCGGCGACGCCGCCCACATCGTGCCGCCTACCGGCGCCAAGGGCCTGAACCTAGCCGCCTCGGACGTGTGCTACCTGTACCGCATTCTGGTGAAGGTGTACGGCGAGGGCCGCAGCGATCTGCTGGAGAAGTATTCCGAGCTGGCCCTGCGCCGAGTGTGGAAGGGCGAGCGTTTCAGCTGGTTCATGACCAACCTGCTGCACGACTTCGAAGGCCACAAGGACGCCTGGGACCGGAAGATGCAGGAGGCCGACCGCGAGTACTACCTGAACTCCCATGCCGGCTTGGTGAACATCGCCGAGAACTACGTCGGCCTGCCCTATGAAGAGGTCCGCTAG
- a CDS encoding twin-arginine translocase TatA/TatE family subunit — MGIFDWKHWLVLLLVVLVLFGGKRLKCLGNDLGESIRSLRRSLAAEPQAEDKGEVSPVEAARIQDRARS; from the coding sequence ATGGGCATCTTCGATTGGAAGCACTGGCTGGTGCTGTTGCTGGTGGTGCTGGTGCTGTTCGGTGGCAAGCGCCTGAAGTGCCTGGGGAATGACCTGGGTGAGTCGATTCGTAGCTTGCGCCGCAGCCTGGCGGCTGAGCCGCAGGCCGAGGACAAGGGCGAGGTGTCGCCCGTCGAGGCCGCTCGTATTCAGGACCGGGCGCGTAGCTGA
- a CDS encoding c-type cytochrome → MSSLLNSQAVKRPLLAGLALPLALLAGQAFADGDGQWKSGENVYQKVCGHCHEHQVGPVITGRQLPPQYISIVVRNGFRAMPAFPASYIDDKALQQVGEYISKSPAPATKP, encoded by the coding sequence ATGTCTTCACTCCTCAACAGCCAAGCTGTGAAACGGCCTCTGCTGGCCGGCCTTGCACTGCCCCTCGCCCTGCTCGCCGGGCAGGCCTTCGCCGATGGCGACGGTCAATGGAAGAGCGGCGAGAACGTCTACCAGAAGGTCTGCGGCCATTGCCACGAACACCAGGTGGGCCCGGTGATCACCGGCCGCCAGTTGCCGCCGCAGTACATCTCCATCGTCGTGCGCAACGGATTCCGCGCCATGCCGGCCTTCCCGGCCTCGTACATCGACGACAAGGCCCTGCAACAGGTCGGCGAGTACATCTCCAAGTCGCCCGCCCCCGCGACCAAGCCCTGA
- a CDS encoding c-type cytochrome produces MLHKQLIAAGLALASSLAFAQGDAAKGQALFAAQCGFCHSTEAGKNLMGPSLHGVYGRASAQAPGFRYSAPLKGAGLEWNDANLDKWLTSPAALLPGNLMMYPGQGGAAERQDLIAYLKSLK; encoded by the coding sequence ATGCTCCACAAGCAACTCATCGCCGCCGGCCTGGCGCTGGCCTCCTCCCTCGCCTTCGCCCAGGGCGACGCCGCCAAGGGCCAAGCCCTGTTTGCCGCCCAATGCGGCTTTTGCCATAGCACCGAAGCCGGCAAGAACCTCATGGGCCCGAGCCTCCACGGCGTGTACGGCCGCGCCAGCGCCCAGGCGCCGGGGTTCCGCTACTCCGCGCCACTCAAGGGTGCCGGCCTTGAGTGGAACGACGCCAACCTGGACAAGTGGCTGACCAGCCCCGCCGCCCTGCTGCCGGGCAACCTGATGATGTACCCGGGCCAGGGCGGCGCGGCGGAACGCCAGGACCTGATCGCCTACTTGAAGAGCCTGAAGTAA
- a CDS encoding MarR family winged helix-turn-helix transcriptional regulator → MPVESLHLQVSSRLVISGRNWRRTCQESLSGFGISEACCGPLLTIGRLGGGIRQVQLAQAIGIEGPSLVRLLDQLCEAGLIERQEDPSDRRAKILNVTPTGCELSARLESELILLRREVLAHLPEADLQAALRVFDAFDRFSQAQ, encoded by the coding sequence ATGCCAGTCGAATCCCTTCATCTGCAAGTCAGCAGCCGCCTGGTGATCAGCGGCCGCAACTGGCGCCGCACCTGCCAGGAAAGCCTGTCCGGCTTCGGCATCAGCGAGGCCTGCTGCGGGCCCCTGCTGACCATCGGCCGCCTCGGCGGCGGAATACGCCAGGTGCAACTGGCCCAGGCCATCGGCATCGAGGGCCCGTCCCTGGTGCGCCTGCTGGACCAGCTCTGCGAAGCCGGCCTGATCGAACGCCAGGAAGACCCCAGCGACCGCCGCGCCAAGATCCTCAACGTCACCCCGACGGGCTGCGAGCTGTCCGCCAGGCTGGAAAGCGAGCTGATCCTGCTGCGCCGCGAGGTCCTGGCCCACCTGCCCGAAGCCGACCTGCAGGCCGCCCTGCGCGTGTTCGACGCCTTCGACCGCTTCAGCCAGGCGCAATGA
- a CDS encoding sigma-54-dependent Fis family transcriptional regulator has protein sequence MTRKSSSNPGRAMGDKFLKQLLGRQKRLIVDYANQFGSSGLPSAEQLAETVAFAPQDGNIWLCGQRMMLLQGAAFGAIRRELVEALGLDKARGLLTRIGWQAGARDAAQVSAQWPEGDHASLYSAGPRLHMLEGLVNVEVVRFDIDSSIGHFYSEFFWHNSLEADEHIASYGLGSEPACWMEVGYASGYASSLLGRLVVFREQECRCMGHSACRIVGKPAEQWEDIDTDLAHLDASDFLSRSTYGSADEAEMAELDEPPEDQAMVGISAAFVAASQQLYRVAPTQATVLLTGESGVGKELFARTLHQASPRRHTPLVALNCAALPETLLEAELFGVERGAFTGADRSRPGRFERAKGGTLFLDEIATLSLSAQSKILRVLQEGEIERVGGTTAIPVDVRIIAATNLDLRREVEAGRFREDLVYRLNVFPIHLPPLRERREDIPLLMSYFLRKFSTRHGLKPLGFSTRLVNALLTYRFPGNIRELQNLIERGVIAAGNGELMDLVHLAEAGEPLRSSGIGLTAEGRLDATAGEGPARGEAAHGEQQVVEPELADLQAFLSGRERVLGTSLKEIEQRLVRLALERTGGNLTAAAQMLGMSRAQISYRLKGE, from the coding sequence ATGACTCGCAAATCCTCGAGCAATCCCGGCCGCGCCATGGGGGATAAATTCCTCAAGCAGTTGCTCGGCCGGCAGAAGCGCCTGATCGTCGACTACGCCAACCAGTTCGGCAGCAGCGGGCTGCCTTCTGCCGAGCAATTGGCGGAGACCGTCGCCTTCGCCCCCCAGGACGGCAATATCTGGCTCTGCGGCCAGCGCATGATGCTGCTGCAGGGGGCCGCCTTCGGCGCCATCCGCCGCGAGTTGGTGGAGGCCCTTGGCCTGGACAAGGCCCGCGGCCTGCTGACGCGAATCGGCTGGCAGGCCGGGGCGCGGGATGCCGCCCAGGTCAGCGCGCAGTGGCCCGAGGGCGACCACGCCAGCCTCTACAGCGCTGGTCCGCGCCTGCACATGCTGGAGGGCCTGGTGAACGTCGAGGTGGTGCGCTTCGACATCGACTCCAGCATCGGCCATTTCTATTCGGAGTTCTTCTGGCACAACTCCCTGGAGGCCGACGAGCACATCGCCAGCTACGGGCTGGGCAGCGAGCCGGCCTGCTGGATGGAAGTGGGCTACGCCAGCGGCTACGCCTCCTCCCTGCTGGGACGTCTGGTGGTGTTCCGCGAGCAGGAGTGCCGCTGCATGGGCCATTCGGCCTGTCGCATCGTCGGCAAGCCGGCGGAGCAGTGGGAGGACATCGACACCGACCTGGCTCACCTGGATGCCAGCGATTTCCTCAGCCGCAGCACCTACGGCTCGGCTGACGAGGCGGAAATGGCAGAGCTGGATGAGCCGCCCGAGGACCAGGCCATGGTGGGCATTTCCGCCGCCTTTGTTGCCGCCAGCCAGCAGCTTTACCGCGTCGCGCCGACCCAGGCCACCGTACTGCTGACCGGCGAATCGGGGGTGGGTAAGGAGCTTTTCGCGCGCACCCTCCACCAGGCCAGCCCGCGTCGCCATACGCCGCTGGTGGCGCTCAATTGCGCGGCGCTGCCGGAAACCCTGCTGGAGGCAGAACTGTTCGGCGTGGAGCGCGGCGCCTTCACCGGCGCCGACCGTTCCCGGCCGGGGCGCTTCGAGCGGGCCAAGGGCGGCACCCTATTCCTCGACGAGATCGCCACCCTGAGCCTCAGTGCCCAGAGCAAGATCCTGCGGGTGCTGCAGGAGGGCGAGATCGAGCGGGTGGGTGGCACCACGGCGATCCCGGTGGATGTGCGGATCATCGCCGCCACCAACCTGGACCTGCGTCGCGAGGTGGAGGCCGGGCGCTTTCGCGAGGACCTCGTGTACCGGCTGAACGTCTTCCCCATTCACCTGCCGCCGCTGCGCGAGCGCCGCGAAGACATTCCGCTACTGATGAGCTACTTTCTGCGCAAGTTCAGCACGCGCCATGGGCTCAAACCCCTGGGTTTCAGCACGCGGCTGGTTAACGCCCTGCTGACCTACCGCTTCCCCGGCAATATCCGCGAGCTGCAGAACCTGATCGAGCGTGGCGTGATCGCCGCAGGCAATGGTGAGCTGATGGACCTGGTGCACCTGGCCGAGGCGGGCGAGCCGCTGCGTTCCAGCGGTATCGGCCTGACCGCTGAGGGCCGCCTGGACGCCACTGCTGGCGAGGGCCCTGCTCGGGGCGAGGCGGCGCATGGCGAGCAGCAGGTGGTGGAGCCGGAGCTGGCCGACCTGCAGGCGTTTCTCAGTGGCCGCGAGCGGGTGCTGGGGACTTCGCTGAAGGAGATCGAGCAACGCCTGGTGCGCCTGGCGCTGGAGCGCACCGGCGGCAACCTCACTGCGGCGGCGCAGATGCTGGGCATGAGCCGCGCCCAGATCAGTTATCGGCTCAAGGGGGAGTGA
- the pchA gene encoding 4-hydroxybenzaldehyde dehydrogenase: protein MDTIRPAYQNLELQPLAGQWRAGSTGRQLEVFDPYNDQALLSITLASREDLDAAYRMARDSQREWAAKAPAERARVLLDAVKIFDERREEIIDWIIRESGSTRIKAQIEWGAARAITLESASLPNRVHGRIVASNIPGKESRVYRAPLGVIGVISPWNFPLHLTARSLAPALALGNAVVVKPASDTPVTGGLLLARIFEEAGLPAGVLSVVVGSGAEIGDAFVEHSVPAFISFTGSTQVGRNIGRIASGGEHLKHVALELGGNSPFVVLADADLEQAVHAAVVGKFLHQGQICMAVNRIIVEAPLVEAFTQRFVERVKALPYGDPSKPETVVGPVINARQLAGLKEKVATAKAEGATLLVGGEPQGNVMPPHVFGNVTADMEIAREEIFGPLVGIQSARDAEHALELANRSEYGLSSAVFCGSLERGVQFAQRIHAGMTHVNDIPVNDEPNAPFGGEKNSGLGRFNGDWAIEEFTTDHWITLQHSPRPYPF, encoded by the coding sequence ATGGACACCATCCGCCCTGCCTACCAAAACCTCGAGTTACAGCCCCTCGCCGGGCAATGGCGCGCCGGCAGTACCGGTCGCCAGCTGGAGGTCTTCGACCCCTACAACGACCAGGCCCTGCTGAGCATTACCCTGGCCAGCCGCGAGGACCTCGACGCGGCCTACCGCATGGCCCGCGACAGCCAGCGGGAGTGGGCGGCGAAGGCACCGGCCGAGCGCGCCCGGGTACTGCTGGACGCGGTGAAGATCTTCGATGAGCGCCGCGAGGAGATCATCGACTGGATCATTCGCGAGTCCGGCAGCACCCGCATCAAGGCGCAGATCGAATGGGGCGCCGCCCGTGCCATCACCCTGGAGTCGGCCAGCCTGCCAAACCGCGTGCACGGCCGCATCGTCGCCTCCAACATCCCCGGCAAGGAAAGCCGCGTGTACCGCGCGCCGCTCGGGGTGATCGGCGTCATCAGCCCGTGGAACTTCCCCCTGCACCTCACCGCCCGCTCCCTGGCCCCGGCCCTGGCCCTGGGCAACGCCGTGGTGGTCAAGCCGGCCAGCGACACCCCGGTCACCGGCGGCCTGCTGCTGGCGCGCATCTTCGAGGAGGCCGGCCTGCCGGCGGGCGTGCTGAGCGTGGTGGTGGGCTCGGGCGCGGAAATCGGCGACGCCTTCGTCGAACACTCGGTGCCGGCCTTCATCTCCTTCACCGGTTCCACCCAGGTGGGCCGCAACATCGGCCGCATCGCCAGCGGCGGCGAGCACCTCAAGCACGTGGCGCTGGAGTTGGGCGGCAACAGCCCCTTCGTGGTCCTGGCCGACGCCGACCTGGAACAGGCGGTGCACGCCGCCGTGGTGGGCAAGTTCCTCCACCAGGGCCAGATCTGCATGGCGGTCAACCGCATCATCGTCGAGGCCCCCCTGGTGGAGGCCTTCACCCAGCGCTTCGTCGAGCGGGTCAAGGCCCTGCCCTACGGAGACCCGAGCAAGCCCGAGACCGTGGTCGGCCCGGTGATCAACGCCAGGCAACTGGCCGGCCTGAAGGAGAAGGTCGCCACCGCCAAGGCAGAAGGCGCCACCCTGCTGGTGGGCGGCGAGCCCCAGGGCAACGTCATGCCGCCCCACGTGTTCGGTAACGTCACCGCCGACATGGAAATCGCCCGCGAGGAAATCTTCGGCCCGCTGGTGGGCATCCAGTCCGCCCGCGACGCCGAGCACGCCCTGGAGCTGGCCAACCGCAGCGAGTACGGCCTGTCCAGCGCGGTGTTCTGCGGCAGCCTGGAGCGCGGCGTGCAGTTCGCCCAGCGCATCCACGCCGGCATGACCCATGTGAACGACATCCCGGTCAACGACGAACCCAACGCCCCCTTCGGTGGCGAGAAGAACTCCGGCCTCGGCCGCTTCAACGGCGACTGGGCCATCGAGGAGTTCACCACCGACCACTGGATCACACTGCAACACAGCCCGCGGCCCTATCCGTTCTGA